The following coding sequences lie in one Pseudorca crassidens isolate mPseCra1 chromosome 2, mPseCra1.hap1, whole genome shotgun sequence genomic window:
- the PODN gene encoding podocan isoform X2, with translation MVRSGALLLLLLLPLQLQLGPGLAVRAPVFGRSGAPSLSPEENEFVEEEPVLVLSPEEPGRGPPTIDCPRDCACSQEGVVDCGGIDLREFPGDLPEHTNHLSLQGSDRCLSFEGLPEEAFEHLINLNYLYLANNKLTLAPRFLPNALISVDFAANYLTKIYGLTFGQKPNLRSVYLHNNKLADAGLPDNMFNGSSNVEILILSSNFLRHVPKHLPPALYKLHLKNNRLEKIPPGAFSELSNLRELYLQNNYLTDEGLDNETFWKLSSLEYLDLSSNNLSRVPAGLPRSLVLLHLEKNAIRSVDADVLTPIRSLEYLLLHSNQLRAQGIHPRAFQGLKRLHTVHLYNNALERVPSGLPRRVRTLMILHNQITGIGRDDFATTYFLEELNLSYNRITSPQVHRDAFRKLRLLRSLDLSGNRLRTLPPGLPRNVHVLKIKRNELAALARGALAGMAQLRELYLTGNRLRSRALAPRAWADLAGLQLLDIAGNQLTDIPERLPKSLEYLYLQNNKISTVPANAFDSTPNLKGIFLRFNKLAVGSVVESAFRRLKHLQVLDIEGNHEYGDVSKDRGRLEEEEQEEDEERW, from the exons ATGGTCCGGAGCGGGgcgctgctgctcctgctgctgttGCCGCTGCAGCTGCAGCTGGGACCGGGGCTCGCCGTGAGGGCCCCTGTGTTTGGCCGAAGTGGAGCCCCCAGCCTGAGCCCTGAAGAGAATGAATTCGTGGAGGAGGAGCCGGTGCTGGTCCTGAGCCCTGAGGAGCCGGGGCGCGGCCCGCCCACCATCGACTGCCCCCGAGACTGTGCCTGCTCCCAGGAGGGGGTCGTGGACTGCGGCGGCATCGACCTGCGCGAGTTCCCGGGGGACCTGCCTGAGCACACCAACCACCTGTCCCTGCAG GGCTCTGACCGATGCCTGTCCTTTGAAGGGCTCCCGGAAGAGGCATTTGAGCATCTGATCAACCTCAATTACCTGTACCTGGCCAATAACAAG CTGACCTTGGCACCCCGGTTCCTGCCAAATGCCCTGATCAGTGTGGACTTTGCTGCCAACTATCTCACCAAGATCTACGGGCTCACCTTTGGGCAGAAGCCAAACttgag GTCTGTGTACCTGCACAACAACAAGCTGGCGGACGCTGGGCTGCCGGACAACATGTTCAATGGCTCCAGCAACGTGGAGATCCTCATCCTGTCCAGCAACTTCCTGCGCCACGTGCCCAAGCACCTGCCACCTGCCCTCTACAAGCTGCACCtcaag AACAACAGGCTGGAGAAGATCCCACCAGGGGCCTTCAGTGAGCTGAGCAACCTGCGTGAGCTGTACCTGCAGAACAACTACCTGACTGATGAGGGCCTGGACAACGAGACCTTCTG GAAGCTCTCCAGCCTGGAGTACCTGGATCTGTCCAGCAACAACCTGTCGCGGGTCCCGGCAGGGCTGCCGCGCAGCCTGGTGCTGCTGCACCTGGAGAAGAACGCCATCCGGAGCGTGGACGCAGACGTGCTGACCCCCATCCGCAGCCTCGAGTACCTGCTGCTGCACAGCAACCAGCTGCGCGCGCAGGGCATCCACCCGCGGGCCTTCCAGGGCCTCAAACGGCTGCACACGGTGCACCTGTACAACAACGCGCTGGAGCGCGTGCCCAGCGGCCTGCCCCGCCGCGTGCGCACCCTCATGATCCTGCACAACCAGATCACCGGCATCGGCCGCGATGACTTTGCCACCACCTACTTCCTGGAGGAGCTCAACCTCAGCTACAACCGCATCACCAGCCCGCAGGTGCACCGCGATGCCTTCCGCAAGCTGCGCCTGCTGCGCTCCCTGGACCTATCAGGCAACCGGCTGCGCACGCTGCCGCCCGGGCTGCCGCGCAACGTGCACGTGCTGAAGATCAAGCGCAATGAGCTGGCCGCCCTGGCGCGCGGGGCGCTGGCCGGCATGGCCCAGCTGCGGGAGCTCTACCTCACGGGCAACCGGCTGCGCAGCCGGGCCCTGGCCCCCCGTGCCTGGGCCGACCTCGCTGGTCTGCAG CTGCTCGACATCGCCGGGAATCAGCTCACAGATATCCCCGAGAGGCTCCCCAAGTCGCTCGAGTACCTGTACCTGCAGAACAACAAGATTAGTACTGTGCCTGCCAATGCCTTTGACTCTACTCCCAACCTCAAAGGGATCTTTCTCAG GTTTAACAAGCTGGCCGTGGGCTCTGTGGTGGAAAGTGCCTTCCGGAGGCTGAAGCACCTGCAGGTCTTGGACATAGAAGGCAACCATGAGTATGGTGACGTTTCCAAGGACCGGGGCCGGTTGGAAGAGGAAGAGCAGGAGGAGGACGAGGAAAGGTGGTAG
- the PODN gene encoding podocan isoform X3 has protein sequence MVRSGALLLLLLLPLQLQLGPGLAVRAPVFGRSGAPSLSPEENEFVEEEPVLVLSPEEPGRGPPTIDCPRDCACSQEGVVDCGGIDLREFPGDLPEHTNHLSLQNNQLEKIYPRELSRLNRLETLNLQNNRLTSRGLPEEAFEHLINLNYLYLANNKLTLAPRFLPNALISVDFAANYLTKIYGLTFGQKPNLRSVYLHNNKLADAGLPDNMFNGSSNVEILILSSNFLRHVPKHLPPALYKLHLKNNRLEKIPPGAFSELSNLRELYLQNNYLTDEGLDNETFWKLSSLEYLDLSSNNLSRVPAGLPRSLVLLHLEKNAIRSVDADVLTPIRSLEYLLLHSNQLRAQGIHPRAFQGLKRLHTVHLYNNALERVPSGLPRRVRTLMILHNQITGIGRDDFATTYFLEELNLSYNRITSPQVHRDAFRKLRLLRSLDLSGNRLRTLPPGLPRNVHVLKIKRNELAALARGALAGMAQLRELYLTGNRLRSRALAPRAWADLAGLQLLDIAGNQLTDIPERLPKSLEYLYLQNNKISTVPANAFDSTPNLKGIFLRMTDRWSLSAARA, from the exons ATGGTCCGGAGCGGGgcgctgctgctcctgctgctgttGCCGCTGCAGCTGCAGCTGGGACCGGGGCTCGCCGTGAGGGCCCCTGTGTTTGGCCGAAGTGGAGCCCCCAGCCTGAGCCCTGAAGAGAATGAATTCGTGGAGGAGGAGCCGGTGCTGGTCCTGAGCCCTGAGGAGCCGGGGCGCGGCCCGCCCACCATCGACTGCCCCCGAGACTGTGCCTGCTCCCAGGAGGGGGTCGTGGACTGCGGCGGCATCGACCTGCGCGAGTTCCCGGGGGACCTGCCTGAGCACACCAACCACCTGTCCCTGCAG AACAACCAGCTGGAGAAGATCTACCCCAGGGAGCTCTCCCGGCTGAATCGGCTGGAGACTCTGAACCTCCAGAACAACCGTCTGACTTCCCGAG GGCTCCCGGAAGAGGCATTTGAGCATCTGATCAACCTCAATTACCTGTACCTGGCCAATAACAAG CTGACCTTGGCACCCCGGTTCCTGCCAAATGCCCTGATCAGTGTGGACTTTGCTGCCAACTATCTCACCAAGATCTACGGGCTCACCTTTGGGCAGAAGCCAAACttgag GTCTGTGTACCTGCACAACAACAAGCTGGCGGACGCTGGGCTGCCGGACAACATGTTCAATGGCTCCAGCAACGTGGAGATCCTCATCCTGTCCAGCAACTTCCTGCGCCACGTGCCCAAGCACCTGCCACCTGCCCTCTACAAGCTGCACCtcaag AACAACAGGCTGGAGAAGATCCCACCAGGGGCCTTCAGTGAGCTGAGCAACCTGCGTGAGCTGTACCTGCAGAACAACTACCTGACTGATGAGGGCCTGGACAACGAGACCTTCTG GAAGCTCTCCAGCCTGGAGTACCTGGATCTGTCCAGCAACAACCTGTCGCGGGTCCCGGCAGGGCTGCCGCGCAGCCTGGTGCTGCTGCACCTGGAGAAGAACGCCATCCGGAGCGTGGACGCAGACGTGCTGACCCCCATCCGCAGCCTCGAGTACCTGCTGCTGCACAGCAACCAGCTGCGCGCGCAGGGCATCCACCCGCGGGCCTTCCAGGGCCTCAAACGGCTGCACACGGTGCACCTGTACAACAACGCGCTGGAGCGCGTGCCCAGCGGCCTGCCCCGCCGCGTGCGCACCCTCATGATCCTGCACAACCAGATCACCGGCATCGGCCGCGATGACTTTGCCACCACCTACTTCCTGGAGGAGCTCAACCTCAGCTACAACCGCATCACCAGCCCGCAGGTGCACCGCGATGCCTTCCGCAAGCTGCGCCTGCTGCGCTCCCTGGACCTATCAGGCAACCGGCTGCGCACGCTGCCGCCCGGGCTGCCGCGCAACGTGCACGTGCTGAAGATCAAGCGCAATGAGCTGGCCGCCCTGGCGCGCGGGGCGCTGGCCGGCATGGCCCAGCTGCGGGAGCTCTACCTCACGGGCAACCGGCTGCGCAGCCGGGCCCTGGCCCCCCGTGCCTGGGCCGACCTCGCTGGTCTGCAG CTGCTCGACATCGCCGGGAATCAGCTCACAGATATCCCCGAGAGGCTCCCCAAGTCGCTCGAGTACCTGTACCTGCAGAACAACAAGATTAGTACTGTGCCTGCCAATGCCTTTGACTCTACTCCCAACCTCAAAGGGATCTTTCTCAG
- the PODN gene encoding podocan isoform X1, with the protein MVRSGALLLLLLLPLQLQLGPGLAVRAPVFGRSGAPSLSPEENEFVEEEPVLVLSPEEPGRGPPTIDCPRDCACSQEGVVDCGGIDLREFPGDLPEHTNHLSLQNNQLEKIYPRELSRLNRLETLNLQNNRLTSRGLPEEAFEHLINLNYLYLANNKLTLAPRFLPNALISVDFAANYLTKIYGLTFGQKPNLRSVYLHNNKLADAGLPDNMFNGSSNVEILILSSNFLRHVPKHLPPALYKLHLKNNRLEKIPPGAFSELSNLRELYLQNNYLTDEGLDNETFWKLSSLEYLDLSSNNLSRVPAGLPRSLVLLHLEKNAIRSVDADVLTPIRSLEYLLLHSNQLRAQGIHPRAFQGLKRLHTVHLYNNALERVPSGLPRRVRTLMILHNQITGIGRDDFATTYFLEELNLSYNRITSPQVHRDAFRKLRLLRSLDLSGNRLRTLPPGLPRNVHVLKIKRNELAALARGALAGMAQLRELYLTGNRLRSRALAPRAWADLAGLQLLDIAGNQLTDIPERLPKSLEYLYLQNNKISTVPANAFDSTPNLKGIFLRFNKLAVGSVVESAFRRLKHLQVLDIEGNHEYGDVSKDRGRLEEEEQEEDEERW; encoded by the exons ATGGTCCGGAGCGGGgcgctgctgctcctgctgctgttGCCGCTGCAGCTGCAGCTGGGACCGGGGCTCGCCGTGAGGGCCCCTGTGTTTGGCCGAAGTGGAGCCCCCAGCCTGAGCCCTGAAGAGAATGAATTCGTGGAGGAGGAGCCGGTGCTGGTCCTGAGCCCTGAGGAGCCGGGGCGCGGCCCGCCCACCATCGACTGCCCCCGAGACTGTGCCTGCTCCCAGGAGGGGGTCGTGGACTGCGGCGGCATCGACCTGCGCGAGTTCCCGGGGGACCTGCCTGAGCACACCAACCACCTGTCCCTGCAG AACAACCAGCTGGAGAAGATCTACCCCAGGGAGCTCTCCCGGCTGAATCGGCTGGAGACTCTGAACCTCCAGAACAACCGTCTGACTTCCCGAG GGCTCCCGGAAGAGGCATTTGAGCATCTGATCAACCTCAATTACCTGTACCTGGCCAATAACAAG CTGACCTTGGCACCCCGGTTCCTGCCAAATGCCCTGATCAGTGTGGACTTTGCTGCCAACTATCTCACCAAGATCTACGGGCTCACCTTTGGGCAGAAGCCAAACttgag GTCTGTGTACCTGCACAACAACAAGCTGGCGGACGCTGGGCTGCCGGACAACATGTTCAATGGCTCCAGCAACGTGGAGATCCTCATCCTGTCCAGCAACTTCCTGCGCCACGTGCCCAAGCACCTGCCACCTGCCCTCTACAAGCTGCACCtcaag AACAACAGGCTGGAGAAGATCCCACCAGGGGCCTTCAGTGAGCTGAGCAACCTGCGTGAGCTGTACCTGCAGAACAACTACCTGACTGATGAGGGCCTGGACAACGAGACCTTCTG GAAGCTCTCCAGCCTGGAGTACCTGGATCTGTCCAGCAACAACCTGTCGCGGGTCCCGGCAGGGCTGCCGCGCAGCCTGGTGCTGCTGCACCTGGAGAAGAACGCCATCCGGAGCGTGGACGCAGACGTGCTGACCCCCATCCGCAGCCTCGAGTACCTGCTGCTGCACAGCAACCAGCTGCGCGCGCAGGGCATCCACCCGCGGGCCTTCCAGGGCCTCAAACGGCTGCACACGGTGCACCTGTACAACAACGCGCTGGAGCGCGTGCCCAGCGGCCTGCCCCGCCGCGTGCGCACCCTCATGATCCTGCACAACCAGATCACCGGCATCGGCCGCGATGACTTTGCCACCACCTACTTCCTGGAGGAGCTCAACCTCAGCTACAACCGCATCACCAGCCCGCAGGTGCACCGCGATGCCTTCCGCAAGCTGCGCCTGCTGCGCTCCCTGGACCTATCAGGCAACCGGCTGCGCACGCTGCCGCCCGGGCTGCCGCGCAACGTGCACGTGCTGAAGATCAAGCGCAATGAGCTGGCCGCCCTGGCGCGCGGGGCGCTGGCCGGCATGGCCCAGCTGCGGGAGCTCTACCTCACGGGCAACCGGCTGCGCAGCCGGGCCCTGGCCCCCCGTGCCTGGGCCGACCTCGCTGGTCTGCAG CTGCTCGACATCGCCGGGAATCAGCTCACAGATATCCCCGAGAGGCTCCCCAAGTCGCTCGAGTACCTGTACCTGCAGAACAACAAGATTAGTACTGTGCCTGCCAATGCCTTTGACTCTACTCCCAACCTCAAAGGGATCTTTCTCAG GTTTAACAAGCTGGCCGTGGGCTCTGTGGTGGAAAGTGCCTTCCGGAGGCTGAAGCACCTGCAGGTCTTGGACATAGAAGGCAACCATGAGTATGGTGACGTTTCCAAGGACCGGGGCCGGTTGGAAGAGGAAGAGCAGGAGGAGGACGAGGAAAGGTGGTAG